The Micromonospora sediminicola genome contains a region encoding:
- the frr gene encoding ribosome recycling factor: protein MIDDTLLEAEEKMERAIEHAKEEFGGIRTGRANAAMFSRILIDYYGSPTPLPQMASIAVPEPRMVIIKPYDNSQTNAMEKAIRDSDLGVNPNNEGNQLRIVLPQMTEERRREMIKVARHKGEEAKVAVRNTRRKAKEELDRLVKDGEVGEDEGRRAEKELDDLTQRFVGTVDELVKHKESELLEV, encoded by the coding sequence GTGATCGACGACACCCTCCTCGAGGCGGAGGAGAAGATGGAGCGTGCGATCGAGCACGCCAAGGAGGAGTTCGGCGGGATCCGCACCGGTCGCGCCAACGCCGCCATGTTCTCCCGGATCCTCATCGACTACTACGGCAGCCCCACCCCGCTGCCGCAGATGGCGTCCATCGCGGTGCCCGAGCCGCGCATGGTGATCATCAAGCCGTACGACAACTCGCAGACCAACGCGATGGAAAAGGCGATCCGCGACTCGGACCTCGGGGTCAACCCGAACAACGAGGGCAACCAGCTGCGCATCGTGCTCCCGCAGATGACCGAGGAGCGCCGCCGCGAGATGATCAAGGTCGCCCGGCACAAGGGCGAGGAGGCCAAGGTGGCCGTCCGCAACACCCGCCGCAAGGCCAAGGAGGAGCTGGACCGCCTGGTCAAGGACGGCGAGGTCGGCGAGGACGAGGGCCGGCGCGCGGAGAAGGAGCTGGACGACCTGACCCAGCGCTTCGTCGGCACCGTCGACGAACTGGTCAAGCACAAGGAGAGCGAGCTGCTCGAGGTCTGA
- a CDS encoding phosphatidate cytidylyltransferase — protein sequence MSHPDPYGGAEPRGWDRPAPALPWPETDLEPGPWQRPGPGTRPHPADAGAYARPETYARPVADPYPGTTRRHDAAPPYDEPRAAGRDRRDEPAPGGRGAWGGDRPDDEYPTAQIPPVRDEPVRDETAPEPPAGRRARGRRRASAERPPTAVPGASRAGRNLPAAIGVGVALGAAIVVPLFFFLPAFLAVLAAAVAIGIGEMARAVRRSGAHPPLVPLVAGGVLTVGLAWFAGPDALCLGLLVTVLGTMIWRLGDGPGNYQRDLTAATLIAVYVPFLAGFAALLAAAPDDGHLRVLVTLVAVVLSDTGGYAAGVAFGKHPMAPTISPKKSWEGFAGSVTAAAAGSAVLLWLLFDVAPWWGALFGMAISCAAVLGDLAESMIKRDLGVKDMSNLLPGHGGLMDRLDSILFAVPTAYLLLAVFVPVVG from the coding sequence ATGTCCCACCCCGACCCCTACGGCGGCGCCGAGCCGCGCGGCTGGGACCGCCCGGCGCCCGCGCTGCCCTGGCCGGAGACCGATCTCGAACCCGGCCCGTGGCAGCGCCCCGGCCCGGGCACCCGTCCGCACCCCGCCGACGCGGGCGCCTACGCGCGCCCGGAGACGTACGCGCGCCCGGTCGCCGACCCGTACCCGGGGACGACCCGACGCCACGACGCCGCGCCGCCGTACGACGAACCCCGGGCCGCGGGGCGCGACCGCCGGGACGAGCCGGCGCCCGGCGGGCGCGGCGCGTGGGGTGGGGACCGGCCGGACGACGAGTACCCGACCGCCCAGATCCCCCCGGTGCGTGACGAGCCGGTACGCGACGAGACGGCGCCCGAGCCACCGGCCGGCCGCCGGGCCCGGGGCCGTCGACGGGCGAGCGCGGAGCGGCCCCCGACCGCCGTGCCCGGGGCGTCGCGGGCCGGCCGTAACCTGCCGGCCGCGATCGGCGTCGGGGTGGCCCTCGGCGCGGCGATCGTGGTGCCGCTGTTCTTCTTCCTGCCGGCGTTCCTCGCCGTGCTGGCCGCCGCCGTGGCCATCGGCATCGGGGAGATGGCCCGGGCGGTCCGCCGCAGCGGCGCCCACCCGCCGCTGGTGCCGCTGGTCGCCGGCGGCGTGCTCACGGTCGGGCTGGCCTGGTTCGCCGGCCCGGACGCGCTCTGCCTCGGGCTGCTGGTCACCGTGCTGGGCACGATGATCTGGCGGTTGGGTGACGGGCCCGGCAACTACCAGCGCGACCTGACCGCGGCCACCCTGATCGCGGTGTACGTGCCCTTCCTGGCCGGCTTCGCGGCCCTGCTCGCGGCGGCGCCCGACGACGGGCACCTGCGGGTGCTGGTCACGCTGGTGGCGGTGGTGCTCTCCGACACCGGCGGGTACGCCGCCGGGGTGGCGTTCGGCAAGCACCCGATGGCGCCGACGATCAGCCCGAAGAAGTCCTGGGAGGGCTTCGCCGGCTCGGTCACGGCCGCGGCGGCGGGCAGCGCCGTGCTGCTGTGGCTGCTGTTCGACGTGGCCCCCTGGTGGGGCGCCCTGTTCGGAATGGCGATCTCCTGCGCGGCGGTGCTCGGCGACCTCGCCGAGTCGATGATCAAGCGGGATCTCGGGGTCAAGGACATGAGCAACCTGCTGCCCGGGCACGGCGGCCTGATGGACCGGCTCGACTCGATCCTGTTCGCGGTGCCGACGGCGTATCTGCTGCTGGCGGTCTTCGTGCCGGTGGTGGGCTGA
- a CDS encoding DUF397 domain-containing protein encodes MDMIGARWRKSTKSGSNGGDCVEVADNLPGVVGVRDSKDPTGPALVFAPESWRAFLAQVAERD; translated from the coding sequence ATGGACATGATCGGTGCGCGTTGGCGCAAGAGCACGAAGAGCGGCAGCAACGGCGGCGACTGCGTAGAGGTCGCCGACAACCTTCCCGGCGTCGTCGGCGTCCGGGACTCCAAGGACCCGACCGGGCCGGCGCTGGTTTTCGCCCCGGAGTCCTGGCGGGCCTTCCTCGCCCAGGTCGCCGAGCGCGACTGA
- the rpsB gene encoding 30S ribosomal protein S2 has product MAVVTMRQLLESGVHFGHQTRRWNPKMKRFIFTERNGIYIIDLRQTLDYIEKAYEFVRTTVAGGGSILFVGTKKQAQEAIAEQATRVGQPYVNHRWLGGMLTNFQTVYKRLQRMKELEALGDLSGTAAGYTKKETLQLSREKIKLTKTLGGLRDMQKLPAAVWIVDTKKEHIAVDEARKLGIPVIAVLDTNCDPDEVDFPIPGNDDAIRSAELLTKVVAAAVADGLIARSGRNRGADEKPEAGQVGADEPLAEWERELLEEPKKADEQPAAAEPAAPAAEQPATAAAE; this is encoded by the coding sequence ATGGCCGTCGTGACCATGCGTCAGCTGCTGGAGAGCGGTGTGCACTTCGGGCACCAGACCCGGCGCTGGAACCCGAAGATGAAGCGCTTCATCTTCACCGAGCGCAACGGTATCTACATCATCGACCTGCGCCAGACGCTCGACTACATCGAGAAGGCGTACGAGTTCGTGCGCACCACCGTCGCGGGCGGCGGCAGCATCCTGTTCGTCGGCACCAAGAAGCAGGCCCAGGAGGCCATCGCCGAGCAGGCGACCCGGGTCGGCCAGCCGTACGTCAACCACCGCTGGCTCGGTGGCATGCTGACCAACTTCCAGACCGTGTACAAGCGGCTGCAGCGGATGAAGGAGCTCGAGGCCCTGGGTGACCTGAGCGGCACCGCCGCCGGTTACACCAAGAAGGAGACCCTCCAGCTCTCCCGCGAGAAGATCAAGCTCACCAAGACCCTCGGTGGTCTGCGGGACATGCAGAAGCTCCCGGCCGCGGTCTGGATCGTCGACACCAAGAAGGAGCACATCGCCGTCGACGAGGCCCGCAAGCTGGGCATCCCGGTGATCGCGGTGCTCGACACCAACTGCGACCCGGACGAGGTCGACTTCCCGATCCCGGGCAACGACGACGCCATCCGCTCGGCCGAGCTGCTGACCAAGGTCGTCGCCGCCGCCGTCGCCGACGGTCTGATCGCCCGCTCCGGCCGCAACCGGGGCGCCGACGAGAAGCCCGAGGCGGGCCAGGTCGGCGCCGACGAGCCGCTGGCCGAGTGGGAGCGCGAGCTGCTCGAGGAGCCGAAGAAGGCCGACGAGCAGCCCGCCGCCGCCGAGCCGGCCGCGCCGGCCGCCGAGCAGCCGGCGACCGCCGCCGCGGAGTGA
- a CDS encoding DUF2637 domain-containing protein, with protein MPEASGKPCRQLRPLPRRGPGRCRVNARRVASLAGTVAVTVIAAVASYDHMRELAERAGQPPLLAALLPLSVDGMILVATLALGDGRRSRWSAWLAFVLGVAASLAANVIVAPPDATARVVSAWPAVALLLTVEVLARSGRAPEAVADAAPVSPVLAPVLVAPSVADDGRADAGRGDVSAAPVADVTAEPVVTPRAKATPRPPSRQSAAAAIRAAARDAGATPGSVAAALGVSVRTAQRHWPRPATATAAAAA; from the coding sequence GTGCCCGAAGCATCGGGGAAGCCCTGCCGGCAACTGCGGCCCCTGCCGCGCCGAGGCCCTGGGCGGTGTCGCGTGAACGCCCGCCGGGTTGCGTCTCTGGCTGGCACGGTCGCCGTGACCGTCATCGCGGCCGTTGCTTCGTATGACCACATGCGGGAGCTGGCCGAGCGCGCGGGACAGCCGCCGCTACTGGCCGCGCTGCTGCCGCTGTCCGTGGACGGCATGATCCTTGTTGCGACGCTGGCGCTCGGCGACGGCCGCCGGTCGCGCTGGTCGGCATGGCTGGCGTTCGTGCTCGGCGTGGCGGCGTCGCTTGCCGCGAACGTGATCGTCGCACCGCCGGACGCGACCGCCCGTGTCGTGTCGGCGTGGCCCGCCGTCGCGCTGCTGCTGACGGTCGAGGTACTGGCTAGGTCGGGGCGTGCGCCCGAGGCTGTCGCCGACGCGGCCCCGGTGTCGCCCGTCCTCGCCCCTGTGCTGGTCGCTCCGTCTGTCGCCGACGACGGCCGGGCGGACGCCGGGCGGGGCGACGTGTCGGCCGCCCCGGTTGCCGACGTCACGGCCGAGCCTGTCGTGACGCCCCGGGCGAAGGCGACGCCTCGCCCGCCGTCGCGTCAGTCGGCCGCCGCCGCGATCCGAGCCGCCGCCCGTGACGCTGGCGCGACTCCCGGCAGTGTCGCCGCCGCCCTGGGCGTAAGTGTCAGGACCGCTCAGCGACACTGGCCCCGGCCCGCTACCGCGACGGCCGCCGCTGCCGCCTGA
- a CDS encoding YraN family protein, whose product MTNRNQAVGAYGERCALRHLIESGLRPVARNWRRPDGEIDIIAWEGPVLAFCEVKTRRTERYGAPVEAVVRAKARRLRGLAVRWLAETGTTADEVRFDVLSVRLPVTGRAQVEHLRGAF is encoded by the coding sequence ATGACGAACCGGAACCAGGCCGTCGGGGCGTACGGCGAGCGGTGCGCGTTGCGGCACCTGATCGAGAGCGGCCTGCGGCCGGTCGCCCGCAACTGGCGCCGCCCCGACGGGGAGATCGACATCATCGCCTGGGAGGGGCCGGTCCTCGCCTTCTGCGAGGTGAAGACCCGGCGCACCGAGCGGTACGGCGCCCCCGTCGAGGCCGTGGTCCGGGCCAAGGCCCGCCGGCTGCGTGGCCTGGCCGTCCGCTGGCTCGCCGAGACCGGCACCACCGCCGACGAGGTCCGCTTCGACGTGCTCTCGGTCCGGCTGCCGGTCACCGGCCGGGCCCAGGTCGAACACCTGCGGGGCGCGTTCTGA
- a CDS encoding helix-turn-helix domain-containing protein has translation MSIEAVSWALNDAPDVPPTALVTLLGLANHAHPDGRAAWPSQGRLAHYGRKGIRAVQRDLAELERRGLIRRGNQRHVQHMPTDRRPVVWDLAVERRRETPAELSNLAEPQSGRPAELVEPVDNRGVVSVAPVDRGVVGDRPGRRLRPTGASPTTYEPSLTIKEPSPRARSLRGGVALPTDPRAGQCPKHRGSPAGNCGPCRAEALGGVA, from the coding sequence ATGAGCATCGAAGCCGTCTCCTGGGCGCTGAACGACGCCCCCGACGTTCCGCCGACTGCCCTCGTGACCCTCCTTGGCCTGGCGAATCACGCTCACCCGGACGGCCGGGCCGCGTGGCCGTCTCAGGGCCGCCTCGCGCACTACGGCCGCAAGGGCATCCGGGCCGTTCAGCGCGACCTCGCCGAGCTGGAGCGCCGGGGGCTGATCCGGCGTGGCAACCAGCGGCACGTGCAGCACATGCCGACTGATCGGCGGCCCGTCGTGTGGGACCTGGCGGTCGAGCGCCGCCGGGAGACGCCAGCCGAGTTGAGCAACCTCGCCGAGCCGCAGTCGGGCCGCCCGGCCGAGCTTGTCGAGCCTGTGGATAACCGTGGCGTCGTGAGCGTCGCCCCGGTCGACCGGGGCGTCGTCGGCGACCGACCGGGGCGTCGTCTACGACCGACCGGGGCGTCGCCCACGACGTACGAACCGTCCTTAACCATCAAAGAACCGTCCCCGCGCGCCCGCTCCCTTCGGGGCGGCGTCGCGCTACCGACCGACCCCCGCGCCGGTCAGTGCCCGAAGCATCGGGGAAGCCCTGCCGGCAACTGCGGCCCCTGCCGCGCCGAGGCCCTGGGCGGTGTCGCGTGA
- a CDS encoding DUF5753 domain-containing protein, whose amino-acid sequence MNHAVIEAMAASGETADSLAAQIGVDPKTAAKWANPGRIPQTRHRNRVAELLGREAEHLWPDVLKRREPAWFRRWVDVEREAVALRAFQLAWVPGLLQTEEYARATLAWEALTPAEVEELVSARIARQAVLSKERGPLFVAVMDQAVLERPITADPAVMGAQLAHLVRWAELPSVELHIVPGETRAYPGLNGPFTIADLPDGARVAHVDSQARAQIVEQASELATLERRWERIRSEALPRGRSMDFLREAARSWT is encoded by the coding sequence ATGAACCACGCAGTAATTGAGGCGATGGCCGCTTCGGGTGAGACGGCTGACAGCCTCGCAGCTCAAATCGGTGTTGATCCGAAAACCGCGGCCAAGTGGGCGAACCCCGGACGGATCCCTCAGACTCGCCATCGGAACCGGGTCGCGGAACTTCTCGGCCGCGAGGCAGAGCACCTATGGCCAGACGTACTGAAGCGGCGGGAACCGGCGTGGTTCCGGCGGTGGGTCGATGTCGAGCGGGAAGCGGTCGCGCTACGAGCGTTTCAGCTCGCGTGGGTACCCGGCTTGCTACAGACCGAGGAGTACGCGCGGGCAACCCTCGCGTGGGAGGCGCTGACGCCGGCGGAAGTCGAGGAGCTGGTTTCCGCTCGTATCGCTCGGCAAGCCGTCCTCTCGAAGGAACGGGGGCCACTGTTCGTGGCGGTCATGGACCAAGCCGTACTTGAGCGTCCCATCACGGCGGACCCCGCGGTAATGGGTGCCCAGCTCGCGCACCTCGTACGGTGGGCCGAACTGCCGAGTGTTGAGCTGCACATCGTGCCCGGCGAGACGAGAGCGTACCCCGGGTTGAACGGGCCGTTCACCATCGCCGATCTTCCGGACGGGGCGCGGGTGGCGCATGTCGACAGTCAAGCCCGCGCGCAGATCGTTGAGCAGGCATCGGAGCTTGCTACGCTCGAACGACGGTGGGAACGCATCCGGAGTGAGGCTCTACCCCGGGGGCGATCGATGGACTTTCTGAGAGAAGCGGCAAGATCATGGACATGA
- the pyrH gene encoding UMP kinase produces MTQVVSDRSLAADDPTAPPPGRSRRVVLKLSGEVFGGGAIGVDPDVVQGIARQIATVVRRGVQVSVVVGGGNFFRGAELQKRGMDRARADYMGMLGTVMNCLALQDFLEKEGIETRVQSAITMAQVAEPYIPLRAIRHLEKGRVVIFGAGAGMPYFSTDTVAAQRALEIRADVVLMSKNGVDAVYTADPRIDPTASKLDSITFSEVLRRNLRVADAAAFSLCMENGLPMLVFGAQGDDTIVRAVGGEKIGTLITA; encoded by the coding sequence ATGACGCAGGTTGTGAGTGACCGGAGCCTGGCGGCGGACGATCCGACCGCCCCTCCGCCCGGTCGGTCCCGTCGGGTGGTGCTGAAGCTCTCCGGTGAGGTCTTCGGCGGCGGCGCGATCGGCGTCGACCCGGACGTCGTGCAGGGCATCGCCCGGCAGATCGCCACCGTGGTCCGCCGCGGCGTGCAGGTCTCCGTGGTGGTCGGCGGCGGCAACTTCTTCCGCGGCGCCGAGCTGCAGAAGCGGGGCATGGACCGGGCCCGCGCCGACTACATGGGCATGCTCGGCACGGTGATGAACTGCCTCGCGCTCCAGGACTTCCTGGAGAAGGAGGGCATCGAGACCCGGGTGCAGAGCGCCATCACCATGGCCCAGGTCGCCGAGCCGTACATCCCGCTGCGCGCGATCCGGCACCTGGAGAAGGGCCGCGTGGTGATCTTCGGCGCGGGCGCCGGGATGCCCTACTTCTCCACCGACACGGTGGCCGCCCAGCGGGCGCTGGAGATCCGCGCGGACGTGGTGCTGATGAGCAAGAACGGCGTGGACGCGGTCTACACCGCCGACCCCCGGATCGACCCGACGGCGAGCAAGCTCGACTCGATCACCTTCTCCGAGGTGCTGCGCCGTAACCTGCGGGTGGCCGACGCCGCCGCGTTCAGCCTCTGCATGGAGAACGGCCTGCCGATGCTGGTCTTCGGCGCCCAGGGCGACGACACGATCGTCCGTGCCGTCGGCGGTGAGAAGATCGGCACGCTGATCACCGCCTGA
- the tsf gene encoding translation elongation factor Ts → MSNFTAADVKKLRDLTGAGMMDSKKALTEAEGDFDKAVEILRVKGAKDVGKRAGRTAANGLIAHSGQALLELNCETDFVAKNDAFIALAQQLVEHGVASGATNAEELLASTIDGKSVADLIQEQSAKIGEKLVLNRFAKLDGTTAVYLHRKSQDLPPAVGVLVQFSGKTDEAADADARGVAMQIAAMRPKYLTRDEVPAETVESERRIAEQTAREENKPEAALPKIVEGRVNAFFKDFVLLEQAAVADNKKTVKQVLADAGIEVTRFVRFEVGQA, encoded by the coding sequence ATGTCCAACTTCACCGCCGCGGACGTCAAGAAGCTCCGCGACCTCACCGGCGCCGGCATGATGGACTCCAAGAAGGCGCTGACCGAGGCCGAGGGCGACTTCGACAAGGCCGTCGAGATCCTGCGCGTCAAGGGCGCGAAGGACGTCGGCAAGCGGGCCGGCCGCACCGCCGCCAACGGTCTCATCGCCCACTCCGGCCAGGCGCTGCTGGAGCTCAACTGCGAGACCGACTTCGTCGCCAAGAACGACGCCTTCATCGCGCTGGCCCAGCAGCTGGTCGAGCACGGTGTGGCCAGCGGCGCCACCAACGCCGAGGAGCTGCTCGCCAGCACCATCGACGGCAAGAGCGTGGCCGACCTGATCCAGGAGCAGTCCGCCAAGATCGGCGAGAAGCTGGTGCTGAACCGCTTCGCCAAGCTCGACGGCACCACCGCGGTCTACCTGCACCGCAAGAGCCAGGACCTGCCCCCGGCGGTCGGCGTGCTGGTGCAGTTCTCCGGCAAGACCGACGAGGCGGCCGACGCCGACGCGCGTGGCGTGGCCATGCAGATCGCCGCGATGCGGCCGAAGTACCTCACCCGCGACGAGGTGCCGGCCGAGACCGTCGAGTCCGAGCGGCGGATCGCCGAGCAGACCGCCCGCGAGGAGAACAAGCCCGAGGCGGCGCTGCCGAAGATCGTCGAGGGTCGGGTCAACGCCTTCTTCAAGGACTTCGTCCTGCTGGAGCAGGCCGCGGTCGCCGACAACAAGAAGACCGTCAAGCAGGTGCTGGCCGACGCCGGCATCGAGGTGACCCGCTTCGTGCGGTTCGAGGTCGGCCAGGCCTGA
- the rlmN gene encoding 23S rRNA (adenine(2503)-C(2))-methyltransferase RlmN, whose product MTSLPLISVDPDARGRKPAMPPRHLADLDLPGRQALVTELGEPAFRAKQVSNHYFGRLVRDPERMTDLPAATRERLAGTLLPTLLTPVRELACDDGATRKALWRLHDGSLVESVLMGYPDRVTVCISSQAGCGMACPFCATGQAGLTRNLSTAEIVDQAVYLAGVAASGVVAGSPPRLSHVVFMGMGEPLANYARVVAAIRRLVAPAPEGLGLSQRHITVSTVGLVPAIRRLASEDLSVTLALSLHAPDDELRDELVPVNQRWKVSEVLDAAWDYAATTGRRVSIEYAMIKDVNDQPWRADLLGRLLAGKLAHVNLIPLNPTPGSRWDASPKPVEREFVRRLRDAGVSTTVRDTRGREIDGACGQLAAAEDTDSDSRAATA is encoded by the coding sequence ATGACGAGCCTCCCGCTGATCTCCGTAGACCCCGACGCCCGCGGCCGCAAGCCCGCGATGCCTCCCCGCCACCTCGCCGACCTGGACCTGCCGGGCCGGCAGGCGCTCGTCACCGAGCTGGGCGAACCGGCGTTCCGCGCCAAGCAGGTCTCCAACCACTACTTCGGGCGCCTGGTGCGCGACCCGGAGCGGATGACCGACCTGCCGGCGGCGACCCGCGAGCGGCTGGCCGGCACGCTGCTGCCCACGCTGCTCACCCCGGTCCGCGAGCTGGCCTGCGACGACGGCGCGACCCGCAAGGCGCTCTGGCGGCTGCACGACGGCTCGCTGGTGGAGAGCGTGCTGATGGGTTACCCGGACCGGGTCACCGTCTGCATCTCCAGCCAGGCCGGCTGCGGCATGGCCTGCCCGTTCTGCGCCACCGGCCAGGCCGGGCTGACCCGCAACCTGTCCACCGCGGAGATCGTCGACCAGGCCGTCTACCTGGCCGGGGTGGCCGCCTCCGGGGTGGTGGCCGGCTCACCGCCGCGGCTGTCGCACGTGGTGTTCATGGGCATGGGCGAGCCGCTGGCCAACTACGCGCGGGTGGTCGCGGCGATCCGCCGCCTGGTCGCGCCGGCGCCCGAGGGGCTCGGCCTGTCCCAGCGGCACATCACCGTTTCCACGGTCGGGCTGGTCCCGGCCATCCGCCGACTGGCCAGCGAAGACCTCTCGGTGACCCTTGCGTTGTCGCTGCACGCCCCCGATGATGAGCTGCGCGACGAACTCGTCCCGGTCAACCAGCGCTGGAAGGTGTCCGAGGTGCTGGACGCGGCGTGGGACTACGCGGCCACGACGGGGCGTCGCGTGTCCATCGAGTACGCGATGATCAAGGACGTGAACGACCAGCCGTGGAGAGCCGATCTGCTCGGGCGGCTGCTGGCCGGCAAGTTGGCCCACGTGAACCTGATCCCGCTCAACCCGACTCCGGGCAGCCGCTGGGACGCCAGCCCGAAGCCGGTCGAGCGGGAGTTCGTCCGGCGGTTGCGCGACGCCGGGGTGTCCACGACGGTGCGGGACACCCGGGGGCGCGAGATCGACGGGGCGTGTGGGCAGCTCGCCGCCGCCGAG
- a CDS encoding recombinase family protein translates to MDVLGAVRLSRETEATTSPARQKEIQEGWASANGHRIVGWAEDLGVSASVDPWDRPGLGPWLRGERGSFDILTCWRTDRVARRVLHFSKLIEHLRGNGRTLVSVTEGFDLSTPMGETIATIIAALAQGELAAIKERTKGSYDHLTKVGRHRGGFVPYGYRPIPALDGRGYVLEIDPEPAAILRDVAARVIGGESINAIVSDLNRRGVPTSLDVQRIRAGKEPRGTTWRVGNLANLLRSETLRGYLVTADGSPIVNDAGRRVRRADALLDDGVWRKLQSEISDRANNRKPRPRVNASVLRRVAFCGVCEDLRPMYVYPGRGRNYYRCSSKSVGGTGCGNGSTPADWLEARVAEEFLSRAGHFEVMHRVFVPGESHAEERAETEAALGRLVERLEKIPSGGASERAVLARMREHEEHLAKLAALPETPDRWEDVPTGETFRQVWDRDPEGRNDLLRTAGVRAFVSREPRRRGTPADVRFTMGEFDDPEAQRLAEIAAEEATA, encoded by the coding sequence ATGGACGTTCTAGGAGCGGTCAGGCTCTCCCGCGAGACTGAGGCGACAACCAGCCCGGCGCGGCAGAAAGAGATTCAAGAAGGCTGGGCCTCGGCCAACGGGCATCGCATCGTGGGATGGGCCGAAGACCTGGGCGTGTCGGCCAGCGTAGACCCGTGGGACCGGCCCGGCCTGGGCCCGTGGCTGCGCGGCGAGCGGGGGTCGTTTGACATCCTCACTTGCTGGCGAACGGACCGGGTTGCGCGGCGAGTGCTCCACTTCTCGAAGCTGATCGAGCACCTTCGCGGCAACGGCCGGACGCTGGTCAGCGTCACCGAGGGCTTCGACCTCTCAACGCCGATGGGCGAGACCATCGCAACGATCATCGCGGCGCTCGCCCAAGGTGAGCTTGCCGCAATCAAGGAGCGGACGAAGGGCAGTTACGACCACCTGACGAAGGTGGGCCGGCACCGGGGCGGTTTCGTGCCCTACGGGTACCGGCCTATCCCTGCCCTCGACGGACGCGGCTACGTGTTGGAGATCGACCCCGAGCCGGCGGCCATCCTCCGCGACGTCGCGGCGCGGGTCATCGGCGGCGAGTCCATCAACGCGATCGTCTCGGACCTCAACCGGCGCGGCGTGCCGACTTCACTCGACGTCCAGCGGATTCGGGCAGGGAAGGAACCGCGCGGGACTACCTGGCGCGTCGGCAATCTAGCGAACCTCCTACGGTCTGAGACCCTCCGCGGCTACCTCGTAACCGCTGACGGGTCACCGATCGTGAACGACGCCGGGCGGCGCGTCCGCCGGGCCGATGCCCTTCTAGACGACGGCGTGTGGCGCAAGCTTCAGAGTGAGATCAGCGACCGGGCGAACAACAGGAAGCCCCGCCCGCGTGTAAACGCCTCGGTGCTGCGCCGGGTCGCGTTCTGCGGCGTGTGCGAAGACCTGCGGCCGATGTACGTCTACCCAGGTCGCGGACGGAACTACTACCGGTGTTCCTCGAAGTCAGTCGGCGGGACGGGTTGCGGGAACGGCAGCACGCCCGCCGATTGGCTAGAGGCTCGGGTCGCAGAGGAGTTCCTGAGCCGGGCCGGTCACTTCGAGGTCATGCACCGGGTCTTCGTACCCGGCGAGTCGCACGCCGAGGAGCGCGCCGAGACGGAAGCCGCGCTCGGCCGCCTTGTCGAGCGGCTGGAGAAGATCCCGAGCGGCGGCGCGTCAGAGCGTGCCGTCCTGGCTCGGATGAGGGAGCACGAAGAGCACCTAGCAAAGCTCGCCGCGTTGCCCGAGACGCCGGACCGGTGGGAGGACGTCCCGACGGGCGAGACCTTCCGCCAGGTCTGGGACCGGGACCCCGAGGGCCGGAACGACCTCCTTCGCACGGCCGGCGTGCGGGCCTTCGTGTCCCGCGAGCCTCGTCGGCGAGGAACCCCGGCAGACGTCCGCTTCACTATGGGCGAGTTTGACGACCCCGAGGCCCAGCGCCTCGCCGAGATCGCGGCCGAGGAGGCGACGGCGTAG